The window GCGCCAAAGTTATTGAGGGCTTCGCCGTTGTCAGGGTCAAGGCTGATAGCGCGACGATAGGCCTCTTCGGCGTCGCTGGTTTCGCCAACGCTCTGATAGTAATAACCCAGGCTGTAATACACGTCCGGCATGTCGGGTGCATATTCCTGGGCTTTGAGCAGGTTCATTTTTGCCTGGGCCGAGTCACCACTACGAAGGTAAGCAAGGCCCAGTTGCATGCGGGATTTGGCGGCGGCTTTAGGGTCGAACTCTTTGGTGCTGACCGGGTTGCCCTGGCCGTCGTAGGTCTGGGTAACACAGCCCCCAACAGCCAGTAACAGGAGTGTCACGGTGAAGAGTCGAGTGCGGCGATGCGCCATAATCAAGCCTGTGTAATCTGTTGAGATTTCACACCATTTTTACTGAAATACCCGGCCCTTGCATCTGTTTTTTCAAAACCCGCTTGGTGCGGTCTACCACCTCACCGGCCAACTGGCCACAGGCGGCGTCGATATCGTCACCGCGGGTCTTACGGACGATGACGGTAAAGCCGTATTCCATCAGCACCTTGGAAAAACGGTCGATGCGGGAATTGGAGCTGCGGCCATAAGGCGCGCCCGGGAAGGGGTTCCAGGGAATAAGGTTGATTTTGGCCGGAGTGTCTTTAAGGCACTTGGCCAGCTCATGGGCCTGATCGGTGGAATCGTTGACGTGATCGAGCATCACGTACTCCACGGTGACCCGCCCCTGGTTGGCGTTGGATTTCGCCAGGTAGCCGCGCACCGAGGTCAGGAAGGTCTCGATGTTGTACTTCTTGTTGATGGGCACAATCTCGTTGCGCAGCTCATCGGTAGGGGCGTGCAGGCTGATGGCCAGCGCCACATCTATCATGTCGCCCAGTTTGTCCAGCGCCGGCACCACGCCGGAGGTGGACAGGGTTACCCGGCGCTTGGAGAGGCCATAGCCGAGGTCGTCCAGCATCAGCTCCATGGCCGGCACCACGTTGGCCATGTTCAAAAGTGGTTCGCCCATCCCCATCATCACCACGTTGGTGATGGGTTTGACGTTGGAGTTGCCTTGTGGGCCCAGCACTTTGGCGGCACGCCACACTTGGCCGATGATCTCGCTGACCTTGAGGTTGCGGTTAAAGCCTTGCTGAGCGGTAGAGCAGAAGGTGCATTCCAGGGCGCAGCCCACCTGGGAGGAGACACACAGGGTGGCGCGGTCTTTTTCCGGGATATAAACAGCTTCCACTTCCTGGCCGCCCGAGACGGTGAGCGCCCACTTGATGGTGCCGTCAGAAGAGCGCTGCTCCTGGGAAATAATGGGCGCTTCAATGACGCAACGCTCTTTGAGCTTATTGCGAAGCACCTTGTTGATGTTGGTCATGTCATCGAAGTTGTCGACCCCGAAGTGATAGATCCACTTCATGACCTGCTCGGCACGGAACGGCTTTTCGTCCATCTCGGCGAAAAAGTCGCGCAGTTCCTTGCGGCTCAAGTCCAACAGGTTGATTTTGCCTTCGCTCATG is drawn from Gallaecimonas pentaromativorans and contains these coding sequences:
- a CDS encoding bifunctional tRNA (adenosine(37)-C2)-methyltransferase TrmG/ribosomal RNA large subunit methyltransferase RlmN, giving the protein MSEGKINLLDLSRKELRDFFAEMDEKPFRAEQVMKWIYHFGVDNFDDMTNINKVLRNKLKERCVIEAPIISQEQRSSDGTIKWALTVSGGQEVEAVYIPEKDRATLCVSSQVGCALECTFCSTAQQGFNRNLKVSEIIGQVWRAAKVLGPQGNSNVKPITNVVMMGMGEPLLNMANVVPAMELMLDDLGYGLSKRRVTLSTSGVVPALDKLGDMIDVALAISLHAPTDELRNEIVPINKKYNIETFLTSVRGYLAKSNANQGRVTVEYVMLDHVNDSTDQAHELAKCLKDTPAKINLIPWNPFPGAPYGRSSNSRIDRFSKVLMEYGFTVIVRKTRGDDIDAACGQLAGEVVDRTKRVLKKQMQGPGISVKMV